A genomic stretch from Anopheles nili chromosome X, idAnoNiliSN_F5_01, whole genome shotgun sequence includes:
- the LOC128729112 gene encoding protein singles bar translates to MPPTVIRMPTSTGRGGHLNEPQNRGFRIGCCRVCTCLNLGFFVSKNGILKVFELVLGWFCQTMLVQFGMDSAKDIGEAFWGFLTTCSAFLLTTTILLLCYSISSRTFHLVRQSIFEVVYNGLACAMYLSASSYLGFAVNVFLYPKFLLFKTTGGIHSAYPAMTAVYYMGGIVGLVYGVDAFVAYRHLKGFA, encoded by the exons ATGCCACCGACGGTGATACGAATGCCGACCAGTACCGGCCGTGGTGGTCACCTAAATGAGCCACAGAACCGCGGTTTCCGAATCGGATGCTGTCGAGTTTGCACGTGCCTTAATTTGGGGTTTTTCGTGTCGAAAAACGGCATCCTAAAGGTGTTCGAGCTGGTGCTCGGGTGGTTCTGTCAGACCATGCTGGTGCAGTTTGGTATGGACTCGGCGAAGGATATCGGTGAGGCGTTCTGGGGCTTTTTGACGACCTGCTCGGCGTTCCTGCTAACGACTACTATACTGCTGTTGTGCTACAGTATCTCTTCCCGGACGTTTCACTTGGTGCGGCAGTCGATCTTT GAAGTGGTCTACAATGGGTTGGCTTGCGCGATGTACCTTAGCGCGTCCTCGTACCTCGGTTTCGCGGTTAACGTGTTCCTGTACCCAAAGTTCCTGCTTTTCAAGACGACAGGCGGCATACACAGCGCCTACCCAGCTATGACGGCCGTCTAC TACATGGGTGGTATCGTGGGGTTGGTTTACGGAGTCGACGCTTTCGTGGCTTATCGGCATCTGAAAGGATTCGCCTAA
- the LOC128728770 gene encoding CKLF-like MARVEL transmembrane domain-containing protein 4, which translates to MMSETVVTVETPNRIGNGPTNNPTSQEQAKPDSNLNWLKFNTQYFITIPGILKIVQVVFGIICMACASPALIGGTHFFLFVVVTFFIATILWTFVYLLGIREVLNLPINWILTELINTAIATLLYFIAFIVQLASWSNLIGHGRGSNIAAGVFGLFNFLAYTAGTYFLYVEHRSAAV; encoded by the exons ATGATGTCGGAAACGGTCGTAACGGTGGAGACACCGAACCGGATCGGCAATGGTCCAACGAATAATCCGACCAGCCAGGAGCAGGCCAAACCCGACTCCAACCTCAACTGGCTGAAGTTCAACACGCAGTACTTCATCACCATTCCGGGCATACTGAAGATCGTGCAGGTG GTTTTCGGTATCATTTGCATGGCCTGTGCCTCACCGGCCCTGATCGGTGGTACTCACTTCTTTTTGTTCGTCGTCGTTACCTTCTTCATCGCCACCATCCTTTGGACATTCGTGTACTTGTTGGGCATCCGTGAGGTCCTCAACCTGCCCATCAACTGGATTCTGACG GAGTTGATCAACACGGCGATTGCTACGCTGCTGTATTTCATCGCTTTCATCGTGCAGTTGGCTTCCTGGTCGAATCTGATAGGCCATGGACGTGGTTCCAACATCGCCGCTGGT GTATTCGGGTTGTTTAACTTCCTCGCGTACACCGCCGGCACGTACTTCCTGTACGTCGAGCATCGATCTGCCGCCGTGTAA
- the LOC128728812 gene encoding uncharacterized protein LOC128728812: MTGIFAQTSPGALGPPSEKRPTEDHVFDVPVLNTIEENPAQGCRLRAVYNNLRNMDRAEARNRLRLLQLLLTILALAFIRPQYRDVVQWITLFVLCHSFVISFVLFWDRRLCGTILRNQLPLLDWRRIELQYTCVVTLVLYGFFWGFALSDKGYYYYSANWCNIVSVVFTALTTLAYAAESWVQLRVAYDGRSASGH, translated from the exons ATGACTGGAATTTTTGCACAAACATCTCCCGGTGCGCTGGGACCaccgtcggaaaagcggcccaCCGAAGACCACGTGTTTGATGTGCCGGTTCTTAACACGATAGAGGAAAACCCCGCTCAAGGTTGCCGTTTGCGAGCGGTCTACAACAACCTCCGGAACATGGACCGAGCCGAGGCCCGGAACCGCTTGCGTTTGTTGCAATTG TTGTTGACCATTTTGGCGTTGGCGTTCATTCGACCGCAGTACCGTGACGTCGTCCAGTGGATCACTTTATTCGTGCTTTGCCACTCATTTGTCATTTCGTTTGTGCTGTTTTGGGACCGACGGCTCTGCGGCACAATCCTCCGGAATCAGCTGCCGTTGCTGGATTGGCGTCGGATTGAACTGCAGTACACGTGTGTCGTGACGCTCGTCCTGTACGGCTTTTTCTGGGGGTTCGCGCTTTCCGACAAGGGCTACTATTACTACTCCGCCAACTGGTGCAACATCGTGTCGGTGGTGTTTACGGCACTGACGACTCTGGCGTACGCCGCGGAATCTTGGGTACAGCTGCGGGTTGCCTACGATGGACGTTCAGCCAGTGGACATTAG
- the LOC128728507 gene encoding uncharacterized protein LOC128728507, with protein sequence MSHSVVITRTTTTTTSTSHLVLNTGYLRTTPGLLKLAQLIIGAVNVGLIAYYIRHYPTAYLAASAEFFFLLMAVAFLIGTFCLLVSCLVSLSTGGIISKTIYELIYHTIAFLLYLIASIMLLVDVTNGRYYRTIKDAYMAASVLGLIVSALYLFSALLAQRSYRGI encoded by the exons ATGTCGCACTCGGTCGTAATCACGcggaccaccaccacaacaacCAGCACGTCGCATCTAGTGCTGAACACCGGCTACCTCCGCACGACACCAGGACTCCTAAAGCTCGCCCAGCTG ATCATCGGTGCGGTTAATGTCGGCTTGATTGCGTACTACATCCGGCACTACCCGACAGCCTACCTAGCCGCTAGTGCTGAgttcttctttcttctcaTGGCGGTCGCCTTCCTGATCGGGACGTTCTGTCTGCTAGTGTCCTGTCTGGTGTCGCTCAGCACCGGTGGTATCATTTCAAAGACGATCTACGAGCTGATCTATCACACCATCGCTTTTCTGCTGTACCTTATCGCCTCGATCATGCTGCTGGTGGACGTTACGAACGGGCGGTACTACCGCACGATAAAGGACGCCTACATGGCCGCATCG GTCCTGGGGCTGATAGTGTCCGCGCTCTACCTCTTCAGTGCTCTGCTCGCGCAGCGTTCCTACCGAGGCATTTAA